Proteins encoded in a region of the Chryseobacterium piperi genome:
- a CDS encoding GxxExxY protein, with product MTENELSKIVFETGLKIHKKLGAGLFEHVYEACLFYELKKTGLFIEKQKSLPILYEELIIENAFRLDMIIENKLILEIKAVEYINPAHKAQLLTYLKMTGFKLGLLINFQTHIFKNGVTRISK from the coding sequence ATAACAGAAAACGAATTATCAAAAATAGTTTTTGAAACCGGCTTAAAAATTCATAAAAAATTAGGAGCAGGATTATTTGAACATGTTTATGAAGCTTGCTTATTTTATGAACTAAAGAAAACCGGATTGTTTATCGAAAAACAGAAATCACTTCCGATTTTATATGAAGAATTAATCATTGAAAATGCTTTCAGATTAGATATGATTATTGAAAATAAATTAATACTGGAAATAAAAGCAGTCGAATATATTAACCCAGCTCATAAAGCCCAGCTTTTAACTTATCTCAAAATGACAGGTTTCAAACTAGGATTATTAATTAACTTTCAAACTCACATCTTTAAAAACGGAGTTACAAGAATAAGTAAATAG